The Vespula pensylvanica isolate Volc-1 chromosome 5, ASM1446617v1, whole genome shotgun sequence genome includes a window with the following:
- the LOC122629087 gene encoding pentatricopeptide repeat-containing protein 2, mitochondrial-like: MALNLRFLRLNLPLIFKPTIKNNLNGSVHFQANRFILTNKSIGMNGYEYMRSQISEQFTSVESSFRTKMKEIVNDENSVIFTEDLKAMAHLVSSESEDLDLFVKMIYKFNSQNKELRFGNYVFGPVIMRAFNFVDRPDLALSTFLDPNLTSFYDQNMSYTALMTLLYNHEMYKEIRQVFDMCKIRNSDQFPRFPVIITAAACYRENTPESYSYLLNCWKELSTSNLPPIRKVITFLAGLALKQNSPEIALELLSLIKTRYIDSRCLKILTYSKLKRFNDVMFLLKKSLEGNYKIKETYFSDVIATLEVDIENSDENLKPILQKLITLLKTQDYVQEETLESHLIIPIEYVPLKHSVLNQKKELAINARQKRIIGLKDLI; this comes from the exons atggCTTTAAATTTAAGATTTCTTCGGCTTAATTTGCCACTTATCTTTAAAcctacaataaaaaataatttaaatg GAAGTGTCCATTTCCAAgcaaatcgttttattttgacAAATAAATCAATAGGCATGAACGGTTATGAATATATGAGATCACAGATATCCGAGCAGTTTACAAGCGTAGAATCTTCATTTCgtacaaaaatgaaagaaattgttaATGATGAAAACAGTGTTATTTTTACAGAAGATTTAAAAGCTATGGCTCATTTAGTATCTTCTGAATCTGAagatttagatttatttgttaaaatgatatataaatttaattctcaAAACAAAGAGTTAAGATTTGGTAATTATGTATTTGGCCCTGTTATAATGAGAGCTTTTAATTTTGTGGATAGACCAGATCTAGCATTATCTACATTTCTTGATCCAAATCTAACATCATTTTATGATCAAAATATGAGTTACACGGCTTTGATGACACTATTGTACAATCATGAAATGTACAAGGAAATACGGCAAGTATTTGATATGTGTAAAATCAGAAACAGTGATCAATTTCCAAGATTTCCAGTTATTATTACTGCTGCTGCTTGTTATCGAGAG aatactCCAGAATCATATAGTTATCTATTAAACTGTTGGAAAGAATTGTCTACAAGTAATCTTCCACCTATACGTAAAGTTATAACATTCTTAGCAGGTCTAgcattaaaacaaaattctcCAGAGATTGctttagaattattatcattaataaaaacacGTTACATTGATAGTAGATGTTTGAAAATTCTTACATATAGTAAGCTTAAGAGATTTAACGAtgttatgtttttattaaaaaaatcacttgaaggaaattataaaatcaaagaaacatatttttcagatgtg aTTGCAACACTTGAAgtagatatagaaaatagcgatgaaaatttgaaaccaatattacaaaaattaattacactGCTAAAAACACAAGATTATGTACAAGAAGAg ACATTGGAATCTCATTTAATTATACCAATTGAATATGTTCCCTTGAAACATTCAGTTTtgaaccaaaaaaaagaattagcaATTAATGCTCGACAAAAAAGGATAATTGGTTTAAAGGATCTTatctaa
- the LOC122629090 gene encoding uncharacterized protein LOC122629090 isoform X2, whose product MMNGKLFSLLLSCLITSDFVNAYIDQNEDSHEQSGINFLQLFRSYGERERENRRNIDNDLETWTGRWMPERLGDPTPPPKILSKNEYSHDDYSQNFIHSIPMGIVSTQCDDAKTNLTVDWDGSPVNYTCYNRRIIPNTEINPMLYCEEVPTAYVAAHKCMNEKIEYDSDIPIYGTHRALWPVYGEYKFLPKQRWLHSMEHGAVVMLYHPCANPLEVKRLKSLIKGCLRRHIITPYNLLEEDRVGAEERKGKKNDTSYSRYIIYSSPFEKIIKYIEHRVGF is encoded by the exons ATGATGAATGGAAAGCTTTTCTCACTACTTCTTAGCTGCCTAATTACTTCGGACTTCGTGAATGCATATATTGATCAAAATGAAG aTTCTCATGAACAGTCAGGAATAAATTTCCTACAACTGTTTCGGTCCTATGGAGAGCGTGAAAGGGAAAATCGCAGGAATATTGATAATGATTTGGAAACATGGACAGGGAGATGGATGCCAGAAAGGTTAGGTGATCCTACTCCACCTcctaaaatattatctaagaATGAATATTCGCATGATGATTATTCACAGAATTTTATACACTCAATACCTATGGGTATAGTATCTACACAATGTGATGATGCTAAG aCAAATTTAACTGTTGATTGGGATGGATCTCCAGTGAATTATACCTGTTACAATAGACGTATTATACCTAATACTGAAATAAATCCTATGTTGTACTGTGAAGAGGTTCCAACAGCATATGTG GCTGCTCATAAATGTATGAATGAGAAGATAGAATATGATAGTGATATACCAATTTA TGGAACACATAGAGCTTTATGGCCTGTCTAtggagaatataaatttttaccaAAACAAAGATGGCTTCATAGTATGGAG CATGGAGCAGTTGTTATGTTGTATCATCCATGTGCTAATCCATTAGAAGTAAAGCGCTTGAAATCTCTAATTAAAGGTTGTCTTCGGCGACATATTATAACACCTTACAATCTTTTGGAGGAAGATAGA GTAGGagcggaagaaagaaaaggcaaaaaaaatgACACCTCGTATTCccgatatatcatatattcttCACCGTTCGAGAAGATCATTAAATACATTGAACATCGTGTCggtttttga
- the LOC122629090 gene encoding uncharacterized protein LOC122629090 isoform X1: protein MMNGKLFSLLLSCLITSDFVNAYIDQNEDSHEQSGINFLQLFRSYGERERENRRNIDNDLETWTGRWMPERLGDPTPPPKILSKNEYSHDDYSQNFIHSIPMGIVSTQCDDAKTNLTVDWDGSPVNYTCYNRRIIPNTEINPMLYCEEVPTAYVAAHKCMNEKIEYDSDIPIYGTHRALWPVYGEYKFLPKQRWLHSMEHGAVVMLYHPCANPLEVKRLKSLIKGCLRRHIITPYNLLEEDRPLALLTWGCRLTMSYVNPTVVKHFVRVKALRGPERLSNDGYFQDQLLSKAELVFDKDDSILCPY, encoded by the exons ATGATGAATGGAAAGCTTTTCTCACTACTTCTTAGCTGCCTAATTACTTCGGACTTCGTGAATGCATATATTGATCAAAATGAAG aTTCTCATGAACAGTCAGGAATAAATTTCCTACAACTGTTTCGGTCCTATGGAGAGCGTGAAAGGGAAAATCGCAGGAATATTGATAATGATTTGGAAACATGGACAGGGAGATGGATGCCAGAAAGGTTAGGTGATCCTACTCCACCTcctaaaatattatctaagaATGAATATTCGCATGATGATTATTCACAGAATTTTATACACTCAATACCTATGGGTATAGTATCTACACAATGTGATGATGCTAAG aCAAATTTAACTGTTGATTGGGATGGATCTCCAGTGAATTATACCTGTTACAATAGACGTATTATACCTAATACTGAAATAAATCCTATGTTGTACTGTGAAGAGGTTCCAACAGCATATGTG GCTGCTCATAAATGTATGAATGAGAAGATAGAATATGATAGTGATATACCAATTTA TGGAACACATAGAGCTTTATGGCCTGTCTAtggagaatataaatttttaccaAAACAAAGATGGCTTCATAGTATGGAG CATGGAGCAGTTGTTATGTTGTATCATCCATGTGCTAATCCATTAGAAGTAAAGCGCTTGAAATCTCTAATTAAAGGTTGTCTTCGGCGACATATTATAACACCTTACAATCTTTTGGAGGAAGATAGA CCTCTAGCATTATTAACATGGGGTTGTAGATTGACAATGTCGTATGTCAATCCTACAGTAGTAAAACACTTTGTTCGTGTAAAAGCTCTACGTGGTCCAGAAAGATTATCAAATGATGGATATTTCCAAGATCAACTTCTTTCTAAAGCAGAACTTGTTTTTGATAAGGATGATTCCATACTTTGTCCctattaa
- the LOC122629090 gene encoding uncharacterized protein LOC122629090 isoform X3, with protein MDREMDARKNFIHSIPMGIVSTQCDDAKTNLTVDWDGSPVNYTCYNRRIIPNTEINPMLYCEEVPTAYVAAHKCMNEKIEYDSDIPIYGTHRALWPVYGEYKFLPKQRWLHSMEHGAVVMLYHPCANPLEVKRLKSLIKGCLRRHIITPYNLLEEDRPLALLTWGCRLTMSYVNPTVVKHFVRVKALRGPERLSNDGYFQDQLLSKAELVFDKDDSILCPY; from the exons ATGGACAGGGAGATGGATGCCAGAAAG AATTTTATACACTCAATACCTATGGGTATAGTATCTACACAATGTGATGATGCTAAG aCAAATTTAACTGTTGATTGGGATGGATCTCCAGTGAATTATACCTGTTACAATAGACGTATTATACCTAATACTGAAATAAATCCTATGTTGTACTGTGAAGAGGTTCCAACAGCATATGTG GCTGCTCATAAATGTATGAATGAGAAGATAGAATATGATAGTGATATACCAATTTA TGGAACACATAGAGCTTTATGGCCTGTCTAtggagaatataaatttttaccaAAACAAAGATGGCTTCATAGTATGGAG CATGGAGCAGTTGTTATGTTGTATCATCCATGTGCTAATCCATTAGAAGTAAAGCGCTTGAAATCTCTAATTAAAGGTTGTCTTCGGCGACATATTATAACACCTTACAATCTTTTGGAGGAAGATAGA CCTCTAGCATTATTAACATGGGGTTGTAGATTGACAATGTCGTATGTCAATCCTACAGTAGTAAAACACTTTGTTCGTGTAAAAGCTCTACGTGGTCCAGAAAGATTATCAAATGATGGATATTTCCAAGATCAACTTCTTTCTAAAGCAGAACTTGTTTTTGATAAGGATGATTCCATACTTTGTCCctattaa
- the LOC122629086 gene encoding DNA polymerase delta subunit 2-like isoform X2: MENDTTCVFVRDKVPLDDFKRFLLPSKNFQHQFSSIYFTRLNALRDNVIQKAKTKWAPYKVINISNLVEFQENELCIIIGTLYKHQELKKSTLQMLSKELQFCPQPLQSNYALFKNILFLEDETLRIKLTGNHMNIQSIVTGIVCAMLGRQQENGTFWVEDWCFPGYSSAPSTSCISIKKSKMILLVSGLSLVNNINSFGLTLLSEWIVGMAGNSCIQKEAAHIAHVIIAGNSVRGFIETFDHKNYSKKQKYNEILTKETQVATHRLDEFLKPIVKCCCVTLMPGEFDPVCHTLPQQPLHPCLLPQTIRYKSFNSATNPWVGSIGSRIIAGSSGQPIQDIMKVANLTENTPLAWLENTLYWRHYVPTAPDKLPSYPYFENDPFIIKECLDIYFVGNMEEYDTKVISDEGHIVRLVCIPNFSKTRTVVLLDLESLETFPISFEASL; this comes from the exons ATGGAGAATGATACAACTTGTGTTTTTGTTCGAGATAAAGTACCGCTGGacgattttaaaagatttttacttccttcgaaaaattttcagCACCAATTCtcaagtatatattttacaagattAAATGCATTAAGAGATAACGTAATACAAAAGGCAAAAACAAAATGGG ctccatataaagtaataaatatctcAAATCTTGTTGaatttcaagaaaatgaaCTCTGTATCATCATAGGAACTCTTTATAAGCATCAAGAACTTAAAAAATCAACCTTGCAAATGCTTTCAAAAGAACTGCAATTTTGTCCACAACCATTACAATCTAATTATGCCTTATTTAAGAATATCTTATTTTTGGAAGATGAAACATTAAGAATAAAACTAACTGGTAATCATATGAACATACAAAGTATTGTAACTGGTATTGTTTGTGCTATGCTTGGTCGTCAACAAGAGAATGGAACATTTTGG GTAGAGGATTGGTGTTTTCCAGGATATTCTTCAGCACCTTCTACATCTtgtatatcaataaaaaaaagtaaaatgatacTATTAGTTTCTGGATTATCTTTGGTAAATAACATAAATTCATTTGGATTGACTCTTTTATCAGAGTGGATTGTAGGAATGGCTGGAAATTCTTGCATACAAAAAGAAGCTGCACATATTGCACATGTTATTATAGCTG GAAATAGTGTAAGAGGTTTTATCGAAACATTTGaccataaaaattattcaaaaaaacaaaaatataatgaaatattaactaAGGAAACTCAGGTAGCCACTCATAGACTTGATGAATTTCTTAAACCTATTGTAAAATGTTGTTGTGTAACATTAATGCCTGGTGAATTTGATCCTGTATGTCATACATTGCCTCAACAGCCATTACATCCTTGTTTATTACCACAAACAATAag ATATAAGAGTTTTAATAGTGCTACTAATCCTTGGGTTGGTTCTATTGGATCTCGTATTATAGCTGGATCTAGTGGACAACCAATTCAAGATATTATGAAAGTTGCTAATCTTACAGAAAATACTCCTTTAGCATGGCTAGAGAATACATTATATTGGCGACATTACGTACCTACAGCTCCTGATAAATTACCATCTTATccatattttgaaaatgatcCATTCATCATAAAGGAATGTTTAGACATATACTTTGTTGGTAACATGGAGGAATATGATACAAAAGTAATATCTG ATGAAGGACATATAGTGAGGTTAGTTTGTATTCCAAACTTTTCAAAAACTCGAACAGTTGTTTTGCTTGATTTGGAAAGTCTAGAAACGTTTCCTATTTCATTTGAAGCTAGTTTATGA
- the LOC122629086 gene encoding DNA polymerase delta subunit 2-like isoform X1: MENDTTCVFVRDKVPLDDFKRFLLPSKNFQHQFSSIYFTRLNALRDNVIQKAKTKWAPYKVINISNLVEFQENELCIIIGTLYKHQELKKSTLQMLSKELQFCPQPLQSNYALFKNILFLEDETLRIKLTGNHMNIQSIVTGIVCAMLGRQQENGTFWVEDWCFPGYSSAPSTSCISIKKSKMILLVSGLSLVNNINSFGLTLLSEWIVGMAGNSCIQKEAAHIAHVIIAGNSVRGFIETFDHKNYSKKQKYNEILTKETQVATHRLDEFLKPIVKCCCVTLMPGEFDPVCHTLPQQPLHPCLLPQTIRFYRYKSFNSATNPWVGSIGSRIIAGSSGQPIQDIMKVANLTENTPLAWLENTLYWRHYVPTAPDKLPSYPYFENDPFIIKECLDIYFVGNMEEYDTKVISDEGHIVRLVCIPNFSKTRTVVLLDLESLETFPISFEASL; encoded by the exons ATGGAGAATGATACAACTTGTGTTTTTGTTCGAGATAAAGTACCGCTGGacgattttaaaagatttttacttccttcgaaaaattttcagCACCAATTCtcaagtatatattttacaagattAAATGCATTAAGAGATAACGTAATACAAAAGGCAAAAACAAAATGGG ctccatataaagtaataaatatctcAAATCTTGTTGaatttcaagaaaatgaaCTCTGTATCATCATAGGAACTCTTTATAAGCATCAAGAACTTAAAAAATCAACCTTGCAAATGCTTTCAAAAGAACTGCAATTTTGTCCACAACCATTACAATCTAATTATGCCTTATTTAAGAATATCTTATTTTTGGAAGATGAAACATTAAGAATAAAACTAACTGGTAATCATATGAACATACAAAGTATTGTAACTGGTATTGTTTGTGCTATGCTTGGTCGTCAACAAGAGAATGGAACATTTTGG GTAGAGGATTGGTGTTTTCCAGGATATTCTTCAGCACCTTCTACATCTtgtatatcaataaaaaaaagtaaaatgatacTATTAGTTTCTGGATTATCTTTGGTAAATAACATAAATTCATTTGGATTGACTCTTTTATCAGAGTGGATTGTAGGAATGGCTGGAAATTCTTGCATACAAAAAGAAGCTGCACATATTGCACATGTTATTATAGCTG GAAATAGTGTAAGAGGTTTTATCGAAACATTTGaccataaaaattattcaaaaaaacaaaaatataatgaaatattaactaAGGAAACTCAGGTAGCCACTCATAGACTTGATGAATTTCTTAAACCTATTGTAAAATGTTGTTGTGTAACATTAATGCCTGGTGAATTTGATCCTGTATGTCATACATTGCCTCAACAGCCATTACATCCTTGTTTATTACCACAAACAATAag ATTTTACAGATATAAGAGTTTTAATAGTGCTACTAATCCTTGGGTTGGTTCTATTGGATCTCGTATTATAGCTGGATCTAGTGGACAACCAATTCAAGATATTATGAAAGTTGCTAATCTTACAGAAAATACTCCTTTAGCATGGCTAGAGAATACATTATATTGGCGACATTACGTACCTACAGCTCCTGATAAATTACCATCTTATccatattttgaaaatgatcCATTCATCATAAAGGAATGTTTAGACATATACTTTGTTGGTAACATGGAGGAATATGATACAAAAGTAATATCTG ATGAAGGACATATAGTGAGGTTAGTTTGTATTCCAAACTTTTCAAAAACTCGAACAGTTGTTTTGCTTGATTTGGAAAGTCTAGAAACGTTTCCTATTTCATTTGAAGCTAGTTTATGA